Proteins encoded in a region of the Equus asinus isolate D_3611 breed Donkey chromosome X, EquAss-T2T_v2, whole genome shotgun sequence genome:
- the PORCN gene encoding protein-serine O-palmitoleoyltransferase porcupine isoform X6, protein MATFSRQEFFQQLLQGCLLPTAQQGLDQIWLLLAICLACRLLWRLGLPSYLKHASTVAGGFFSLYHFFQLHMVWVVLLSLLCYLVLFLCRHSSHRGVFLSVTILIYLLMGEMHMVDTVTWHKMRGAQMIVAMKAVSLGFDLDRGEVGAVPSPVEFMGYLYFVGTIVFGPWISFHSYLQAVQGRPLSRQWLQKVARSLALALLCLVLSTCVGPYLFPYFIPLDGDRLLRKGTMVRWLRAYESAVSFHFSNYFVGFLSEATATLAGAGFTEEKDHLEWDLTVSKPLNVELPRSMVEVVTSWNLPMSYWLNNYVFKNALRLGTFSAVLVTYAASALLHGFSFHLAAVLLSLAFITYVEHVLRKRLARILSACVLSKRCPPDCSHQHRLGLGVRALNLLFGALAIFHLAYLGSLFDVDVDDTTEEQGYGMAYTVHKWSELSWASHWVTFGCWIFYRLIG, encoded by the exons ATGGCCACCTTCAGCCGCCAGGAATTTTTCCAGCAGCTGCTGCAGGGCTGTCTCCTTCCTACTGCCCAGCAGGGCCTTGACCAGATCTGGCTGCTCCTCGCCATCTGCCTCGCCTGCCGCCTCCTCTGGAGGCTCG GGTTGCCATCCTACCTGAAGCACGCAAGCACCGTGGCAGGCGGGTTCTTCAGCCTCTACCACTTCTTCCAGCTGCACATGGTTTGGGTCGTGCTGCTCAGCCTCCTGTGCTACCTCGTGCTGTTCCTCTGCCGACACTCCTCCCATCGCGGAGTCTTCCTCTCCGTCACCATCCTTATCTACCTACTCATGGG TGAGATGCACATGGTGGACACTGTGACGTGGCACAAGATGCGAG GGGCCCAGATGATCGTGGCCATGAAGGCGGTGTCTTTGGGCTTCGACCTGGACCGAGGCGAGGTCGGTGCGGTGCCCTCACCCGTGGAGTTCATGGGCTACCTCTACTTTGTGGGCACCATCGTCTTTGGGCCCTGGATATCCTTCCACAGCTACCTACAGGCTGTCCAAGGCCGCCCGCTG AGCCGCCAATGGCTGCAGAAGGTGGCCCGGAGCCTGGCGCTGGCCCTGCTGTGCCTTGTGCTGTCCACCTGTGTGGGCCCCTACCTCTTCCCATACTTCATCCCCCTCGATGGTGACCGCCTCCTTCGCAA GGGCACCATGGTAAG GTGGCTGCGAGCCTACGAGAGTGCTGTCTCCTTCCACTTCAGCAACTATTTTGTGGGCTTTCTGTCCGAGGCCACGGCCACGTTGGCGGGGGCTGGCTTCACCGAGGAGAAGGATCACCTGGAATG GGACTTGACAGTGTCCAAGCCACTGAACGTGGAACTGCCCCGGTCCATGGTCGAAGTTGTCACGAGCTGGAACCTGCCCATGTCTTATTGGCTAAATAACT ATGTTTTCAAGAATGCTCTCCGCCTGGGGACCTTCTCAGCCGTGCTGGTCACCTATGCAGCTAGCGCCCTCCTGCAC GGCTTCAGCTTCCATCTGGCTGCGGTGCTGCTGTCCCTGGCCTTTATCACTTACGTGGAGCACG TCCTCCGGAAGCGCCTGGCTCGGATCCTCAGTGCCTGCGTCTTGTCCAAACGGTGCCCACCAGACTGTTCACACCAGCATCGCTTG GGCCTGGGGGTGCGAGCCTTAAACCTGCTCTTTGGGGCCCTGGCCATCTTCCACCTGGCCTACCTGGGCTCCCTGTTTGATGTCGATGTGGACGATACCACAGAGGAGCAG GGCTACGGCATGGCATACACTGTCCACAAGTGGTCAGAGCTCAGCTGGGCCAGTCACTGGGTCACTTTTGGATGCTGGATCTTCTACCGTCTCATAGGCTGA
- the PORCN gene encoding protein-serine O-palmitoleoyltransferase porcupine isoform X7 gives MATFSRQEFFQQLLQGCLLPTAQQGLDQIWLLLAICLACRLLWRLGLPSYLKHASTVAGGFFSLYHFFQLHMVWVVLLSLLCYLVLFLCRHSSHRGVFLSVTILIYLLMGEMHMVDTVTWHKMRGAQMIVAMKAVSLGFDLDRGEVGAVPSPVEFMGYLYFVGTIVFGPWISFHSYLQAVQGRPLSRQWLQKVARSLALALLCLVLSTCVGPYLFPYFIPLDGDRLLRKWLRAYESAVSFHFSNYFVGFLSEATATLAGAGFTEEKDHLEWDLTVSKPLNVELPRSMVEVVTSWNLPMSYWLNNYVFKNALRLGTFSAVLVTYAASALLHVSRGFSFHLAAVLLSLAFITYVEHVLRKRLARILSACVLSKRCPPDCSHQHRLGLGVRALNLLFGALAIFHLAYLGSLFDVDVDDTTEEQGYGMAYTVHKWSELSWASHWVTFGCWIFYRLIG, from the exons ATGGCCACCTTCAGCCGCCAGGAATTTTTCCAGCAGCTGCTGCAGGGCTGTCTCCTTCCTACTGCCCAGCAGGGCCTTGACCAGATCTGGCTGCTCCTCGCCATCTGCCTCGCCTGCCGCCTCCTCTGGAGGCTCG GGTTGCCATCCTACCTGAAGCACGCAAGCACCGTGGCAGGCGGGTTCTTCAGCCTCTACCACTTCTTCCAGCTGCACATGGTTTGGGTCGTGCTGCTCAGCCTCCTGTGCTACCTCGTGCTGTTCCTCTGCCGACACTCCTCCCATCGCGGAGTCTTCCTCTCCGTCACCATCCTTATCTACCTACTCATGGG TGAGATGCACATGGTGGACACTGTGACGTGGCACAAGATGCGAG GGGCCCAGATGATCGTGGCCATGAAGGCGGTGTCTTTGGGCTTCGACCTGGACCGAGGCGAGGTCGGTGCGGTGCCCTCACCCGTGGAGTTCATGGGCTACCTCTACTTTGTGGGCACCATCGTCTTTGGGCCCTGGATATCCTTCCACAGCTACCTACAGGCTGTCCAAGGCCGCCCGCTG AGCCGCCAATGGCTGCAGAAGGTGGCCCGGAGCCTGGCGCTGGCCCTGCTGTGCCTTGTGCTGTCCACCTGTGTGGGCCCCTACCTCTTCCCATACTTCATCCCCCTCGATGGTGACCGCCTCCTTCGCAA GTGGCTGCGAGCCTACGAGAGTGCTGTCTCCTTCCACTTCAGCAACTATTTTGTGGGCTTTCTGTCCGAGGCCACGGCCACGTTGGCGGGGGCTGGCTTCACCGAGGAGAAGGATCACCTGGAATG GGACTTGACAGTGTCCAAGCCACTGAACGTGGAACTGCCCCGGTCCATGGTCGAAGTTGTCACGAGCTGGAACCTGCCCATGTCTTATTGGCTAAATAACT ATGTTTTCAAGAATGCTCTCCGCCTGGGGACCTTCTCAGCCGTGCTGGTCACCTATGCAGCTAGCGCCCTCCTGCACGTGAGCAGG GGCTTCAGCTTCCATCTGGCTGCGGTGCTGCTGTCCCTGGCCTTTATCACTTACGTGGAGCACG TCCTCCGGAAGCGCCTGGCTCGGATCCTCAGTGCCTGCGTCTTGTCCAAACGGTGCCCACCAGACTGTTCACACCAGCATCGCTTG GGCCTGGGGGTGCGAGCCTTAAACCTGCTCTTTGGGGCCCTGGCCATCTTCCACCTGGCCTACCTGGGCTCCCTGTTTGATGTCGATGTGGACGATACCACAGAGGAGCAG GGCTACGGCATGGCATACACTGTCCACAAGTGGTCAGAGCTCAGCTGGGCCAGTCACTGGGTCACTTTTGGATGCTGGATCTTCTACCGTCTCATAGGCTGA
- the PORCN gene encoding protein-serine O-palmitoleoyltransferase porcupine isoform X2, whose amino-acid sequence MATFSRQEFFQQLLQGCLLPTAQQGLDQIWLLLAICLACRLLWRLGLPSYLKHASTVAGGFFSLYHFFQLHMVWVVLLSLLCYLVLFLCRHSSHRGVFLSVTILIYLLMGEMHMVDTVTWHKMRGAQMIVAMKAVSLGFDLDRGEVGAVPSPVEFMGYLYFVGTIVFGPWISFHSYLQAVQGRPLSRQWLQKVARSLALALLCLVLSTCVGPYLFPYFIPLDGDRLLRNKKRKARGTMVRWLRAYESAVSFHFSNYFVGFLSEATATLAGAGFTEEKDHLEWDLTVSKPLNVELPRSMVEVVTSWNLPMSYWLNNYVFKNALRLGTFSAVLVTYAASALLHGFSFHLAAVLLSLAFITYVEHVLRKRLARILSACVLSKRCPPDCSHQHRLGLGVRALNLLFGALAIFHLAYLGSLFDVDVDDTTEEQGYGMAYTVHKWSELSWASHWVTFGCWIFYRLIG is encoded by the exons ATGGCCACCTTCAGCCGCCAGGAATTTTTCCAGCAGCTGCTGCAGGGCTGTCTCCTTCCTACTGCCCAGCAGGGCCTTGACCAGATCTGGCTGCTCCTCGCCATCTGCCTCGCCTGCCGCCTCCTCTGGAGGCTCG GGTTGCCATCCTACCTGAAGCACGCAAGCACCGTGGCAGGCGGGTTCTTCAGCCTCTACCACTTCTTCCAGCTGCACATGGTTTGGGTCGTGCTGCTCAGCCTCCTGTGCTACCTCGTGCTGTTCCTCTGCCGACACTCCTCCCATCGCGGAGTCTTCCTCTCCGTCACCATCCTTATCTACCTACTCATGGG TGAGATGCACATGGTGGACACTGTGACGTGGCACAAGATGCGAG GGGCCCAGATGATCGTGGCCATGAAGGCGGTGTCTTTGGGCTTCGACCTGGACCGAGGCGAGGTCGGTGCGGTGCCCTCACCCGTGGAGTTCATGGGCTACCTCTACTTTGTGGGCACCATCGTCTTTGGGCCCTGGATATCCTTCCACAGCTACCTACAGGCTGTCCAAGGCCGCCCGCTG AGCCGCCAATGGCTGCAGAAGGTGGCCCGGAGCCTGGCGCTGGCCCTGCTGTGCCTTGTGCTGTCCACCTGTGTGGGCCCCTACCTCTTCCCATACTTCATCCCCCTCGATGGTGACCGCCTCCTTCGCAA CAAGAAACGCAAAGCCAG GGGCACCATGGTAAG GTGGCTGCGAGCCTACGAGAGTGCTGTCTCCTTCCACTTCAGCAACTATTTTGTGGGCTTTCTGTCCGAGGCCACGGCCACGTTGGCGGGGGCTGGCTTCACCGAGGAGAAGGATCACCTGGAATG GGACTTGACAGTGTCCAAGCCACTGAACGTGGAACTGCCCCGGTCCATGGTCGAAGTTGTCACGAGCTGGAACCTGCCCATGTCTTATTGGCTAAATAACT ATGTTTTCAAGAATGCTCTCCGCCTGGGGACCTTCTCAGCCGTGCTGGTCACCTATGCAGCTAGCGCCCTCCTGCAC GGCTTCAGCTTCCATCTGGCTGCGGTGCTGCTGTCCCTGGCCTTTATCACTTACGTGGAGCACG TCCTCCGGAAGCGCCTGGCTCGGATCCTCAGTGCCTGCGTCTTGTCCAAACGGTGCCCACCAGACTGTTCACACCAGCATCGCTTG GGCCTGGGGGTGCGAGCCTTAAACCTGCTCTTTGGGGCCCTGGCCATCTTCCACCTGGCCTACCTGGGCTCCCTGTTTGATGTCGATGTGGACGATACCACAGAGGAGCAG GGCTACGGCATGGCATACACTGTCCACAAGTGGTCAGAGCTCAGCTGGGCCAGTCACTGGGTCACTTTTGGATGCTGGATCTTCTACCGTCTCATAGGCTGA
- the PORCN gene encoding protein-serine O-palmitoleoyltransferase porcupine isoform X3: MATFSRQEFFQQLLQGCLLPTAQQGLDQIWLLLAICLACRLLWRLGLPSYLKHASTVAGGFFSLYHFFQLHMVWVVLLSLLCYLVLFLCRHSSHRGVFLSVTILIYLLMGEMHMVDTVTWHKMRGAQMIVAMKAVSLGFDLDRGEVGAVPSPVEFMGYLYFVGTIVFGPWISFHSYLQAVQGRPLSRQWLQKVARSLALALLCLVLSTCVGPYLFPYFIPLDGDRLLRNKKRKARWLRAYESAVSFHFSNYFVGFLSEATATLAGAGFTEEKDHLEWDLTVSKPLNVELPRSMVEVVTSWNLPMSYWLNNYVFKNALRLGTFSAVLVTYAASALLHVSRGFSFHLAAVLLSLAFITYVEHVLRKRLARILSACVLSKRCPPDCSHQHRLGLGVRALNLLFGALAIFHLAYLGSLFDVDVDDTTEEQGYGMAYTVHKWSELSWASHWVTFGCWIFYRLIG, from the exons ATGGCCACCTTCAGCCGCCAGGAATTTTTCCAGCAGCTGCTGCAGGGCTGTCTCCTTCCTACTGCCCAGCAGGGCCTTGACCAGATCTGGCTGCTCCTCGCCATCTGCCTCGCCTGCCGCCTCCTCTGGAGGCTCG GGTTGCCATCCTACCTGAAGCACGCAAGCACCGTGGCAGGCGGGTTCTTCAGCCTCTACCACTTCTTCCAGCTGCACATGGTTTGGGTCGTGCTGCTCAGCCTCCTGTGCTACCTCGTGCTGTTCCTCTGCCGACACTCCTCCCATCGCGGAGTCTTCCTCTCCGTCACCATCCTTATCTACCTACTCATGGG TGAGATGCACATGGTGGACACTGTGACGTGGCACAAGATGCGAG GGGCCCAGATGATCGTGGCCATGAAGGCGGTGTCTTTGGGCTTCGACCTGGACCGAGGCGAGGTCGGTGCGGTGCCCTCACCCGTGGAGTTCATGGGCTACCTCTACTTTGTGGGCACCATCGTCTTTGGGCCCTGGATATCCTTCCACAGCTACCTACAGGCTGTCCAAGGCCGCCCGCTG AGCCGCCAATGGCTGCAGAAGGTGGCCCGGAGCCTGGCGCTGGCCCTGCTGTGCCTTGTGCTGTCCACCTGTGTGGGCCCCTACCTCTTCCCATACTTCATCCCCCTCGATGGTGACCGCCTCCTTCGCAA CAAGAAACGCAAAGCCAG GTGGCTGCGAGCCTACGAGAGTGCTGTCTCCTTCCACTTCAGCAACTATTTTGTGGGCTTTCTGTCCGAGGCCACGGCCACGTTGGCGGGGGCTGGCTTCACCGAGGAGAAGGATCACCTGGAATG GGACTTGACAGTGTCCAAGCCACTGAACGTGGAACTGCCCCGGTCCATGGTCGAAGTTGTCACGAGCTGGAACCTGCCCATGTCTTATTGGCTAAATAACT ATGTTTTCAAGAATGCTCTCCGCCTGGGGACCTTCTCAGCCGTGCTGGTCACCTATGCAGCTAGCGCCCTCCTGCACGTGAGCAGG GGCTTCAGCTTCCATCTGGCTGCGGTGCTGCTGTCCCTGGCCTTTATCACTTACGTGGAGCACG TCCTCCGGAAGCGCCTGGCTCGGATCCTCAGTGCCTGCGTCTTGTCCAAACGGTGCCCACCAGACTGTTCACACCAGCATCGCTTG GGCCTGGGGGTGCGAGCCTTAAACCTGCTCTTTGGGGCCCTGGCCATCTTCCACCTGGCCTACCTGGGCTCCCTGTTTGATGTCGATGTGGACGATACCACAGAGGAGCAG GGCTACGGCATGGCATACACTGTCCACAAGTGGTCAGAGCTCAGCTGGGCCAGTCACTGGGTCACTTTTGGATGCTGGATCTTCTACCGTCTCATAGGCTGA